From Ferviditalea candida, one genomic window encodes:
- the corA gene encoding magnesium/cobalt transporter CorA, which produces MKVRLVRNGVFSLIDDVNLTVVPPEDGFYWIDAGTEDLEILQPLFQLHELAVEDSLSEEEQRPKIEIYDTYYFIVINSIRFDDEEIFLRALNIFLGKHYIITVTKQKINEIRAVKPILWEEEVHTPDRFLYHLVDLVVDNYFIVGDRIEAKIEKLEEDILMNTKKSHLNEIIGLRSEILWVKKVLGPQKDLIATLNKKDLKLINDQLQKYFSDIYENAVKVSESFDTFRDLMGNLREAYQSSLANRANEIMRVFTALTTIFMPLTFITGIYGMNFENIPLLHSPFGDLIVLGAMFLIGFAMLVFFKKKDWL; this is translated from the coding sequence ATGAAGGTGCGTTTGGTCCGCAACGGAGTTTTTTCATTAATTGACGATGTCAACCTGACTGTTGTTCCTCCGGAAGACGGATTTTATTGGATCGATGCGGGAACCGAGGATTTGGAAATCCTGCAGCCTTTGTTTCAGCTTCACGAACTGGCTGTAGAGGACAGCCTCAGCGAAGAAGAACAGCGGCCCAAAATCGAAATTTATGACACGTATTACTTTATTGTGATCAACAGCATCCGTTTTGATGACGAGGAAATTTTTCTGAGAGCCCTGAATATTTTTCTGGGAAAACATTATATCATTACCGTCACTAAACAGAAAATCAACGAAATCCGCGCCGTCAAACCGATTCTTTGGGAAGAAGAGGTTCATACTCCGGACCGTTTTTTGTACCATCTGGTGGATCTGGTCGTGGATAATTATTTCATCGTCGGGGACCGGATCGAAGCGAAGATCGAGAAGCTGGAAGAAGATATCCTGATGAATACGAAAAAGTCCCATCTGAACGAGATCATCGGTCTTCGAAGCGAAATTCTATGGGTCAAAAAGGTGCTGGGTCCCCAAAAGGATCTGATCGCCACCTTGAACAAGAAAGATCTCAAGCTGATCAACGACCAGCTGCAAAAATATTTCAGCGATATTTATGAGAATGCGGTCAAGGTTTCAGAATCGTTTGATACATTCCGCGATTTGATGGGCAACCTTCGAGAGGCTTACCAGTCCAGCCTGGCCAATCGAGCGAATGAAATCATGCGGGTGTTCACGGCGCTGACGACCATTTTCATGCCGCTGACGTTCATCACAGGCATCTACGGCATGAATTTCGAAAACATCCCTTTGCTGCACAGCCCATTTGGCGATTTAATCGTGTTGGGCGCGATGTTCCTGATCGGTTTTGCCATGCTTGTGTTTTTCAAAAAGAAGGATTGGTTATAG